In Sphingobacteriaceae bacterium, the following proteins share a genomic window:
- a CDS encoding transcriptional regulator, producing MFSKACEYAIRATIYIAVQSNQDNRVGLKDISKEIDSPEAYTAKILQQLSKNSIIDSVKGPNGGFQIDKKEMEKIKLSQIVSAIDGDAIYRGCGLGFKNCSEKKPCPVHDKFKVVRDELKKMLENTSVLELSVGLTKGLTFLHR from the coding sequence ATGTTTTCAAAAGCTTGTGAATACGCCATTAGGGCTACAATTTATATCGCAGTTCAATCTAATCAGGATAACAGGGTAGGCCTAAAGGATATTTCTAAAGAAATAGATTCCCCTGAAGCATATACCGCAAAAATTTTACAACAGCTTTCCAAAAATAGCATCATTGATTCTGTTAAAGGCCCGAATGGTGGTTTTCAAATAGACAAAAAAGAAATGGAAAAAATAAAATTGAGTCAAATTGTTTCAGCAATTGATGGTGATGCAATTTACAGAGGCTGCGGATTGGGGTTTAAAAACTGTTCAGAAAAGAAGCCTTGCCCGGTACATGATAAATTCAAGGTAGTTCGCGACGAATTAAAAAAGATGCTTGAAAACACTTCTGTTTTAGAATTGTCGGTAGGTCTGACCAAAGGTTTAACATTTTTACACCGATAA
- a CDS encoding iron reductase has product MRKTTNWIIGSITLAVSIYLFSPGLSHLIDNPTAWEMQAQFMYVTGICSMTLMVAAMLLSLRIPKINSIFGGLDKSYEVHKWTGIFTTVFVVIHWLGDKIPLLMVKLNVVPDPEAFIDIRQYTKPEVLLYKSGTLLAEVLFYVFIFLITVSLSKKISYNFFRKMHKLIPGVFLIYAYHGATAPLKEHWYRDPKIFIVLAIISVGCVAAFISLFRLISKSRKTMAIITSIDQHETKIMDIRMRTSTKRFSHQAGQYAFLKFEHSEEPHPFSIASSAHANVLRFAIKELGDFTSDLKNKIAVGQYVQLEGPYGEFKFEDDSEGQVWIAGGIGITPFLARLEYLAESGGAKKPVYFWYCTKGDLDQQFPASLKELCNKAGVTLYHLNENKGEFFKTDILKMKFQHLEKMSVWFCGPVRLRSVIDKGLTLLEFNRRNLHYESFSMR; this is encoded by the coding sequence ATGAGAAAGACCACAAACTGGATAATAGGTTCTATTACACTAGCGGTATCAATTTATTTATTTTCTCCAGGTTTAAGTCACTTAATTGACAACCCTACAGCATGGGAAATGCAGGCGCAGTTTATGTATGTAACAGGTATTTGTAGTATGACCCTGATGGTCGCAGCTATGTTATTGTCACTTCGGATCCCAAAAATAAATTCAATTTTCGGCGGGTTGGATAAATCATATGAGGTGCATAAATGGACAGGGATATTTACAACGGTGTTCGTTGTAATACATTGGCTTGGAGACAAAATACCGTTGCTAATGGTAAAACTGAATGTGGTACCAGATCCGGAGGCATTTATTGATATAAGGCAATACACGAAACCAGAAGTTCTACTTTATAAATCTGGTACACTTTTAGCTGAGGTACTTTTTTACGTTTTTATTTTTCTCATAACGGTTTCGCTTTCTAAAAAGATCTCCTATAATTTTTTTAGAAAAATGCATAAACTCATTCCCGGAGTATTTTTAATTTATGCCTATCACGGTGCTACTGCACCCCTAAAAGAACATTGGTACCGCGACCCAAAGATTTTTATTGTATTGGCAATTATTTCTGTTGGATGCGTTGCGGCTTTTATCTCGCTATTCAGATTAATTAGTAAATCACGTAAAACAATGGCTATAATCACTTCTATTGATCAGCATGAAACTAAAATTATGGATATTCGTATGCGAACAAGCACTAAGCGATTTAGTCACCAAGCGGGACAATATGCTTTTCTAAAATTCGAACATAGCGAGGAGCCACACCCTTTCTCTATTGCATCTTCTGCACATGCGAATGTGCTGCGCTTTGCCATTAAAGAGTTAGGGGATTTTACAAGCGATCTAAAAAATAAGATTGCCGTTGGTCAGTACGTGCAGCTTGAAGGTCCGTACGGTGAATTTAAATTTGAAGACGATTCCGAAGGGCAAGTGTGGATAGCCGGAGGCATTGGTATCACTCCTTTCTTAGCACGGTTAGAATATTTAGCAGAGAGTGGAGGCGCTAAAAAACCTGTTTATTTTTGGTATTGCACAAAAGGAGATTTAGACCAACAATTTCCAGCTTCATTAAAAGAGCTGTGCAACAAAGCAGGGGTAACCCTTTATCATCTGAATGAAAACAAGGGAGAGTTTTTTAAGACAGATATTTTAAAAATGAAATTTCAGCACCTGGAAAAGATGAGTGTTTGGTTCTGTGGCCCGGTTCGATTAAGATCAGTCATTGATAAAGGCTTAACGTTACTTGAATTTAATAGGCGAAATCTCCACTATGAGAGTTTTAGCATGCGTTAA
- a CDS encoding cyclic nucleotide-binding protein yields the protein MPNLLKLQIENTIKQSLSSEQFEALLKLTFVKSYDKKDFLVEEGRSNNYIYFILKGSCYSYIEKDNGAKSVVQFALEGNWISDLCSFFSSGKAIYNVVALESTEVLAISRENFEAVCDTILSLNKYFRIIVQNAYITAQLRIAKTNITEADERYSAFSQQYPEFVQRIPQYLIAYYLGVKPQSLSRARKPKAQKK from the coding sequence ATGCCGAACTTATTAAAACTTCAGATTGAAAATACAATAAAACAAAGTCTTAGTTCGGAACAATTCGAGGCTTTATTAAAATTAACTTTTGTAAAAAGCTATGATAAAAAAGACTTTCTCGTTGAAGAGGGACGCAGCAATAATTATATTTATTTTATTCTGAAAGGCTCTTGTTACTCCTACATCGAAAAAGACAATGGTGCTAAAAGTGTTGTGCAGTTCGCACTGGAAGGAAATTGGATTTCTGATTTATGTAGTTTTTTTTCAAGTGGAAAAGCGATTTATAACGTGGTGGCATTGGAGTCTACTGAAGTTCTAGCTATAAGCCGGGAAAATTTTGAAGCTGTTTGCGATACTATTTTAAGTCTTAATAAATATTTCAGGATAATAGTTCAGAACGCTTATATTACAGCACAATTAAGGATAGCAAAAACAAACATCACTGAAGCCGACGAGAGGTATTCTGCTTTTTCTCAACAATATCCGGAATTCGTGCAAAGAATCCCACAATACTTAATTGCCTATTATTTAGGAGTAAAACCCCAATCTCTTAGTCGCGCTCGTAAACCAAAAGCACAAAA
- a CDS encoding cytochrome C → MNANSKVIIFLDEEMIPSGEFEAPINFELDTRKLVDGAHKLKIVSKDPLGKEGIRLIPFVVRNGPAIAVEGISENEVVDGVLPIMINAYGKGDQKRFLIEGSETPQSIPAWLWALVIGYVGWVIYYVVTALNTFL, encoded by the coding sequence ATGAACGCCAACAGCAAAGTCATCATATTCTTAGACGAAGAAATGATCCCATCTGGAGAGTTTGAAGCCCCTATTAATTTTGAACTTGACACCCGCAAGTTGGTTGATGGAGCGCATAAACTTAAAATTGTAAGTAAGGATCCACTGGGTAAAGAAGGCATCCGCCTCATTCCATTTGTTGTTCGCAACGGCCCTGCAATTGCCGTTGAAGGTATTTCAGAAAACGAAGTAGTAGATGGTGTTTTACCAATTATGATAAATGCTTATGGTAAAGGTGATCAAAAACGTTTTTTGATTGAAGGTAGTGAAACTCCCCAAAGCATCCCTGCCTGGCTTTGGGCTTTAGTGATTGGCTATGTTGGATGGGTAATTTATTACGTAGTAACCGCTTTAAATACATTTCTATAA
- a CDS encoding DoxX-like family protein, translating into MKTQEIIYWITTVFFSLWMVKNAYVYLAAEQAKKLCKHFGLPNYLRVELGSAKLPCVIILLLPIIKASLKEWAYAGFGITMLSGFIAHLESGGPLEQSGSALFAGPIANCLFLLSSN; encoded by the coding sequence ATGAAGACACAAGAGATCATTTATTGGATAACAACAGTGTTCTTCTCTTTATGGATGGTTAAGAATGCTTACGTTTATCTAGCAGCTGAACAAGCTAAAAAACTGTGCAAGCATTTCGGTTTGCCGAACTATCTGAGAGTAGAGTTAGGTAGTGCAAAACTTCCTTGTGTAATTATCTTGTTATTACCTATCATAAAAGCAAGCCTGAAAGAGTGGGCTTACGCCGGATTTGGCATTACTATGCTTTCAGGTTTTATAGCGCATCTGGAATCTGGAGGTCCATTGGAGCAGTCAGGATCTGCCTTGTTTGCTGGCCCTATTGCTAACTGCTTATTTCTGCTATCCTCCAATTAA
- a CDS encoding cytochrome-c oxidase: MNIFSDHKKLYTTAGALFLGLTFFTAIMPALQNQKNTEPLPESKPLSGDALAGKMIYISEGCVACHSQQVRNVEMDKVFGSRPGMAADYANIERTSFWQNTATLMGTERTGPDLTDVGNRQPSMDWNLMHLFNPRTVVKQSIMPSYEWLFESKRHPAKTDVVVNVPSEFLKGINGKVVAKKEALQLVAYIQSLKQIPLPDGAKAPGFLYKRQVKQSITRNAKTDLDGQALYIANCQSCHQANGEGLKGAFPSLKGSPIVNGENLELYVDIIMNGYDARAEYGVMSAVGTNMEFTEQDVAAIINYERTSWGNTGKKVKPEEIKKIMDFIKIKATAAK, from the coding sequence ATGAATATATTTAGCGATCATAAAAAATTATATACCACGGCTGGTGCTTTGTTTTTGGGACTAACCTTCTTTACCGCAATTATGCCTGCTCTGCAGAATCAAAAAAACACTGAACCGCTACCCGAATCAAAACCCTTGAGCGGAGATGCCCTGGCGGGTAAAATGATATACATATCTGAAGGTTGCGTTGCCTGTCATTCACAACAAGTGAGAAATGTAGAGATGGATAAAGTATTCGGTTCAAGACCCGGTATGGCTGCCGATTATGCAAATATTGAAAGAACAAGTTTTTGGCAAAACACTGCAACCCTTATGGGTACGGAAAGAACGGGACCTGATTTAACAGATGTTGGAAACAGGCAGCCAAGTATGGATTGGAACTTAATGCACTTGTTTAATCCAAGAACAGTTGTTAAACAATCTATCATGCCTTCCTACGAATGGTTGTTCGAGTCTAAACGACACCCGGCTAAAACAGATGTTGTTGTGAATGTGCCTTCTGAATTTCTGAAGGGAATTAATGGTAAAGTGGTTGCAAAAAAAGAGGCCTTACAATTAGTCGCTTATATACAATCTTTAAAACAAATTCCCTTACCTGATGGTGCTAAAGCACCAGGTTTCTTATATAAAAGACAGGTTAAACAATCTATAACCCGTAATGCAAAAACCGATCTGGATGGACAAGCCCTTTATATTGCAAATTGCCAAAGTTGCCATCAGGCAAATGGTGAAGGTCTTAAGGGCGCATTCCCGTCCCTAAAGGGAAGCCCTATTGTAAACGGAGAAAATCTGGAGTTATATGTCGATATTATTATGAATGGCTATGATGCGCGGGCGGAGTATGGAGTGATGTCGGCAGTAGGTACAAATATGGAATTTACCGAACAGGATGTTGCGGCAATTATTAATTATGAAAGAACCAGTTGGGGAAACACAGGTAAAAAGGTAAAGCCCGAAGAAATAAAAAAAATAATGGATTTTATTAAAATTAAAGCAACAGCGGCAAAATGA
- a CDS encoding cyclic nucleotide-binding protein, translating into MIERIKQMYSLSDKKWKIYSEFFKPVQVPAKTILLKEGEVAQKVFYIEKGCIRVWFEKNGKDVTFQFFFEDQRISSSESFKNRIPSLVSIETLEHCSLWVISKKHMDIIISDAMKSKLTRDKVFDALHDRNIHYMKHSLSFIKDKPEERYHNLIKNNPQVIQRIPQHYIASYLGVSSVHLSRIKSKLAKMKH; encoded by the coding sequence ATGATCGAACGAATAAAACAAATGTATTCTTTGAGTGATAAAAAGTGGAAGATTTATAGTGAGTTTTTTAAACCCGTTCAGGTGCCTGCCAAAACAATACTATTGAAAGAAGGCGAAGTAGCTCAGAAAGTGTTTTATATAGAGAAAGGGTGTATCAGAGTATGGTTTGAAAAAAACGGAAAAGATGTTACTTTTCAATTTTTCTTTGAAGATCAGCGTATCTCTTCCTCCGAGAGTTTCAAAAATAGAATTCCAAGTTTAGTTAGTATTGAAACACTAGAGCATTGCTCATTGTGGGTAATTAGTAAAAAGCATATGGATATTATTATTTCTGATGCGATGAAATCAAAACTTACAAGAGATAAGGTTTTTGATGCTTTACACGATAGAAATATACATTACATGAAGCACTCGCTTTCGTTCATAAAAGATAAACCCGAAGAACGTTACCATAATCTTATAAAGAATAACCCGCAAGTAATTCAGCGTATCCCTCAGCATTATATTGCCTCCTATTTAGGAGTATCGAGCGTACATCTTAGTCGCATAAAATCCAAATTAGCAAAGATGAAGCACTAG
- a CDS encoding cytochrome oxidase subunit I, producing MKRHFTIILICLFNTSLCLSAQEVNTILHPEKTLFSFYFILIVLLVAFSLPVWCLVKKFNASFARHRAWSKQDIQGRFSNYLSALNSKQIEQFLKIKYAKNKNSNKTTLSIVFLLFSCCGLSAQNTTNTKEDLSGQTGILITLLLILIPIILGVLFAINRAISAFKHYSNENKLQEAKRFAEHLSQLEEDELENVLLKRKAALDYALSNDELSGNHEAEDSIGVIQNASPDHDVHFTAKKKKAIPRPGLDKDITELILWYLGCAAFWLALGGTIGEYVGIKFVSPDADHISWLSFGRLRPVHTNMVFWGWASLGIIGLGYYVVPTVSNAKIHNIRWGWHALWLINAMVIFGTISLMAGINNGGGEFREYIWPIMLLFAVALILTLLNFLKTVANRTTKEIYISNWYILSSIIFTLIIALTAYLPFWQNGISETIIQGYYMHSGVGMWFTLYTLGLLYYFIPQQLNRPIYAYSLGILAFWTQILFYTIIGTHHFVFSAIPWWLQTVAIVGSGGMIIPVVAATINYFFTFKGQWKKVSNSYTLPFFFIAVMYYFVVSMQGTAEAFKFTNLLWHFTDFTVGHSHLGFYGIITFAIWGGTYTIVPRLTGIEPQQYTVGAHFWLAFIGLLFYAIPLSIGGTLKGMIWMEGKPFIDSVIMMFDYWLWRAIGGSLMFLSHFVFAYNFYKMTRKPLVEIDIKEEAIRHLTSSIGN from the coding sequence ATGAAACGACATTTCACAATAATACTTATATGCTTATTTAATACTTCACTCTGCTTAAGCGCACAAGAGGTAAATACTATTCTTCATCCCGAAAAAACGCTCTTCTCATTTTATTTTATACTTATAGTATTACTAGTTGCGTTTTCCTTACCAGTTTGGTGTTTAGTGAAAAAATTCAATGCTTCATTTGCTCGGCATAGGGCATGGTCTAAACAAGATATACAAGGGAGATTTTCAAATTATCTCAGCGCCTTAAATTCCAAACAAATAGAGCAATTCCTAAAGATCAAGTACGCAAAAAATAAAAACTCAAATAAAACTACTCTCTCAATTGTATTCTTGCTGTTTTCTTGTTGCGGGCTCTCAGCGCAAAACACGACCAATACGAAAGAAGATCTTTCTGGTCAAACAGGTATACTAATTACCCTCTTACTTATTCTCATTCCAATTATTTTAGGTGTACTATTTGCGATTAACAGGGCGATTAGTGCATTTAAACATTACAGCAATGAGAATAAGCTGCAGGAAGCCAAACGATTTGCAGAACATCTCTCGCAACTAGAAGAGGATGAACTGGAAAATGTTCTTTTAAAACGCAAGGCCGCACTTGATTATGCGTTATCCAATGATGAACTATCCGGGAACCATGAAGCCGAAGACAGCATTGGAGTAATTCAAAATGCCAGCCCAGACCATGACGTGCATTTTACTGCTAAAAAAAAGAAGGCGATTCCGAGGCCAGGTCTCGACAAAGACATTACAGAATTAATTTTATGGTATTTAGGATGCGCTGCTTTCTGGTTAGCACTTGGAGGGACGATTGGTGAGTATGTAGGAATAAAATTTGTATCACCAGATGCCGATCACATCAGCTGGTTAAGTTTTGGAAGGTTAAGACCAGTTCATACCAACATGGTATTTTGGGGTTGGGCATCATTAGGTATTATTGGCCTCGGTTATTATGTAGTGCCAACTGTTAGCAATGCAAAAATACATAATATCAGATGGGGTTGGCATGCACTATGGCTAATTAATGCTATGGTAATTTTCGGAACCATCAGTTTAATGGCTGGGATTAACAATGGTGGCGGTGAGTTTAGAGAATATATCTGGCCAATAATGTTATTATTTGCGGTTGCTCTTATTCTCACGTTATTAAATTTTTTAAAAACGGTGGCCAACCGCACAACCAAAGAGATTTATATATCAAATTGGTACATCCTTTCATCTATTATTTTCACACTTATAATCGCACTAACAGCCTATTTGCCTTTTTGGCAAAATGGCATTAGCGAAACAATTATTCAGGGCTATTATATGCACTCGGGTGTTGGCATGTGGTTTACCTTATACACACTTGGATTGTTATATTATTTTATCCCCCAACAATTAAACCGTCCAATCTACGCCTATAGCTTGGGGATATTGGCATTCTGGACACAAATTTTGTTCTATACAATTATAGGAACGCACCATTTTGTGTTTAGTGCCATTCCATGGTGGTTACAAACAGTTGCTATTGTGGGGAGCGGGGGCATGATCATTCCTGTTGTGGCGGCTACAATTAACTACTTTTTTACATTTAAGGGGCAGTGGAAAAAAGTATCAAACAGCTACACGCTTCCATTCTTTTTTATAGCGGTTATGTATTATTTCGTTGTTTCTATGCAGGGTACTGCGGAGGCCTTTAAGTTTACAAATCTCTTATGGCACTTCACCGATTTTACTGTGGGACATTCTCACCTTGGTTTTTATGGTATAATCACATTCGCCATTTGGGGTGGCACCTATACAATTGTACCTAGATTAACAGGCATTGAGCCACAACAGTATACTGTAGGCGCTCACTTTTGGCTGGCTTTTATTGGCTTATTGTTCTACGCGATTCCTCTATCAATTGGCGGTACCCTTAAAGGCATGATTTGGATGGAGGGCAAGCCGTTTATTGATAGTGTAATTATGATGTTTGACTATTGGCTATGGAGGGCCATTGGCGGTAGTTTAATGTTTTTATCTCACTTTGTGTTCGCTTATAATTTCTACAAAATGACCCGAAAACCACTTGTGGAAATTGATATTAAAGAAGAAGCCATCAGACACTTAACATCAAGTATTGGAAATTAA